The Xanthomonas sontii genome contains a region encoding:
- a CDS encoding ShlB/FhaC/HecB family hemolysin secretion/activation protein codes for MAQAQDPPSTLDRQEQLRQAEQVQRQQEQDRQAPFVGPREAEAPADMRSTVLPTEALCFPIQHVRLSGGGPDAARFSWLWQSLRRYEGRCIGTAGIDLIRRRALDQLVARGFVTTRLGVPAQDLSRGELRFELLPGRLRQVRVQSADGRVFWRGALPLRPGDVLDLRAIEQGVEQFKRVPSQDAKIDIAPGEQPGESDLLITVQRSRRWRAVLNADDSGVQATGRYQGGVDFALDAPLGINDLLSIGYNHDLVDDGAARGTRGNSLSYSVPWGWWTLSLSLSSYRYHQQVEGFRQSFQSSGSSDSAQLDLQRVIHRTGTSKTTLGMVVAKRAARSYLDGVEIGIQRRHTTSAEFYLSHRHYLGKLQLDTRVGHRRGTPWFDGQWTGYDPAVGFPGYRYGVTTLDVSAGLPFALGQVAMSWDSSLHAQTSPQLLLGSEFITLGGRYSVRGFDGERTLGAERGAYWRNTLNLPVQRLGITPYLGVDAGRIAGPSAAGLAGRSLVGGFVGVRGARGGLSWDGFAGWDLHAPRDFHSAQPAYGVRLIYQF; via the coding sequence ATGGCGCAGGCGCAGGACCCGCCGAGCACGCTCGATCGCCAGGAACAGTTGCGCCAGGCCGAGCAGGTCCAGCGCCAGCAGGAGCAGGACCGGCAGGCGCCGTTCGTGGGCCCGCGCGAGGCCGAAGCGCCGGCGGACATGCGCAGCACCGTCTTGCCGACCGAAGCGCTGTGCTTCCCGATCCAGCACGTCCGCCTCAGCGGCGGCGGTCCCGACGCAGCCCGCTTTTCCTGGCTGTGGCAGTCGCTGCGTCGCTACGAAGGTCGCTGCATCGGCACGGCCGGCATCGACCTGATCCGCCGCCGCGCGCTGGACCAACTGGTCGCGCGCGGCTTCGTCACCACCCGCCTCGGCGTGCCCGCGCAGGACCTGTCCCGCGGTGAGCTGCGCTTCGAACTGCTGCCCGGGCGCCTGCGCCAGGTGCGGGTGCAGTCGGCGGACGGCCGCGTGTTCTGGCGCGGCGCGCTGCCGCTGCGGCCGGGCGACGTGCTCGACCTGCGCGCGATCGAGCAGGGCGTGGAGCAGTTCAAGCGGGTGCCGTCGCAGGACGCCAAGATCGACATCGCCCCGGGCGAGCAGCCCGGCGAGTCGGACCTGCTGATCACCGTGCAGCGCAGTCGGCGCTGGCGCGCGGTGCTCAATGCCGACGATTCGGGCGTGCAGGCGACCGGGCGCTACCAGGGCGGCGTCGATTTCGCCCTGGATGCACCGCTGGGCATCAACGACCTGCTCTCGATCGGCTACAACCACGACCTGGTGGATGATGGCGCCGCGCGCGGCACCCGCGGCAACAGCCTGTCCTACAGCGTGCCCTGGGGCTGGTGGACCCTCTCGCTGTCGCTGTCGTCCTATCGCTACCACCAACAGGTGGAGGGTTTCCGCCAGAGCTTCCAGTCCAGCGGCAGCTCCGACAGCGCGCAACTGGATCTGCAGCGGGTGATCCACCGCACCGGCACCAGCAAGACCACGCTGGGCATGGTGGTGGCCAAGCGCGCGGCGCGCAGCTACCTGGACGGCGTGGAGATCGGCATCCAGCGCCGCCACACCACCAGTGCCGAGTTCTACCTCAGCCATCGCCATTACCTGGGCAAGCTGCAGCTGGACACGCGCGTTGGGCACCGCCGCGGCACCCCGTGGTTCGACGGGCAATGGACCGGCTACGACCCGGCGGTGGGCTTCCCCGGCTACCGCTACGGCGTCACCACCCTGGATGTCAGCGCCGGCCTGCCGTTCGCGCTGGGCCAGGTGGCGATGAGCTGGGACAGCAGCCTGCATGCGCAGACCTCCCCGCAACTGCTGCTGGGTTCGGAATTCATCACCCTGGGCGGGCGCTACAGCGTGCGCGGCTTCGACGGCGAACGCACCCTCGGCGCCGAGCGCGGCGCGTACTGGCGCAACACCCTCAACCTGCCGGTGCAGCGCCTGGGCATCACCCCGTACCTGGGCGTGGATGCCGGCCGCATCGCGGGGCCCAGCGCCGCCGGCCTGGCCGGGCGCAGCCTGGTCGGCGGCTTCGTCGGCGTGCGTGGCGCGCGCGGCGGACTCAGCTGGGATGGCTTCGCCGGCTGGGACCTGCACGCACCGCGCGACTTCCACAGCGCGCAGCCGGCCTACGGCGTGCGCCTGATCTACCAGTTCTGA
- a CDS encoding 5'-nucleotidase, lipoprotein e(P4) family, with protein sequence MTPIARTALACAVLALSACKPQAQVADPTAKPAAPAAAATPAAATPGAADDNLNAVLWMQRSAEYQALAEQTYRAAADRLDAALKEPNWDALVPEERGNAAAGLKPAVVMDVDETVLDNSPYQARLIRNGKEYDEVTWDQWVAEKKAKPIPGVVDFAKAATAKGVTVLYVTNRAVHLTDATLANLRSAGLPVADNSVLLGLGTVVKDCEQNGSEKNCRRKLVGQQYRVLMQFGDQLGDFAQVVANTPEGRAQLLQQYHDWFGERWWMLPNPSYGSWEPALFNNDFTQSRAARHQAKVQALELAQ encoded by the coding sequence ATGACGCCGATCGCCCGCACCGCACTGGCCTGCGCCGTGCTCGCCCTGTCCGCCTGCAAGCCGCAGGCGCAGGTCGCCGACCCCACCGCCAAGCCGGCCGCCCCTGCCGCTGCCGCCACGCCCGCAGCTGCCACGCCGGGCGCCGCCGACGACAACCTCAACGCAGTGCTGTGGATGCAGCGCTCGGCCGAGTACCAGGCCCTGGCCGAGCAGACCTATCGCGCCGCCGCCGACCGCCTGGATGCGGCGCTGAAGGAGCCGAACTGGGACGCGCTGGTCCCGGAGGAGCGCGGCAACGCCGCCGCCGGATTGAAGCCGGCGGTGGTGATGGACGTGGATGAAACCGTACTGGACAACTCGCCGTACCAGGCGCGGCTGATCCGCAACGGCAAGGAATACGACGAGGTCACCTGGGACCAGTGGGTCGCCGAGAAGAAGGCCAAGCCGATTCCCGGCGTGGTCGATTTCGCCAAGGCCGCCACCGCCAAGGGCGTCACCGTGCTGTACGTGACCAACCGCGCCGTGCACCTGACCGACGCGACCCTGGCCAACCTGCGCAGCGCCGGCCTGCCGGTGGCCGACAACAGCGTGCTGCTGGGCCTGGGCACGGTGGTCAAGGATTGCGAGCAGAACGGCTCGGAGAAGAACTGCCGGCGCAAGCTGGTCGGCCAGCAGTACCGCGTGCTGATGCAGTTCGGCGACCAGCTCGGCGACTTCGCGCAGGTGGTGGCCAACACCCCGGAAGGCCGCGCGCAGTTGCTGCAGCAGTACCACGACTGGTTCGGCGAGCGCTGGTGGATGCTGCCCAACCCCAGCTACGGCTCCTGGGAGCCGGCGCTGTTCAACAACGACTTCACCCAGTCGCGTGCCGCCCGCCACCAGGCCAAGGTGCAGGCGCTGGAGCTGGCGCAGTGA
- the pyrF gene encoding orotidine-5'-phosphate decarboxylase, translated as MSRAPLALAPHERLIFALDVPGRGEALEWTERLGDAVAFYKIGMELLASGEYFDVLDTLAGRGKRVFVDLKFFDIPATVGGVIRRLSQWPVDYCTIHGWHPPMMQAAAEANGSDMRLLAVTVLTSMGRADLASMGIDRAPEDVVVERALAAQAAGIDGVIASGQEAAPIRRATGAGFSIVCPGIRPGGPVGDDQQRTVGVAQAFADGADAIVVGRPIRQAADPRAAAEAIQREIALTLAGGAVS; from the coding sequence GTGAGTCGCGCGCCGCTGGCGCTGGCGCCGCACGAGCGCCTGATCTTCGCCCTCGACGTGCCCGGGCGCGGCGAGGCGCTGGAGTGGACCGAGCGGCTCGGCGATGCGGTGGCCTTCTACAAGATCGGCATGGAACTGCTCGCCTCCGGCGAATACTTCGACGTGCTGGACACGCTGGCCGGGCGCGGCAAGCGGGTGTTCGTGGACCTGAAGTTCTTCGACATCCCGGCCACGGTGGGCGGGGTGATCCGGCGGCTGTCGCAGTGGCCGGTGGACTACTGCACCATCCACGGCTGGCACCCGCCGATGATGCAGGCCGCGGCCGAGGCCAACGGCAGCGACATGCGCCTGCTGGCGGTGACCGTGCTGACCTCGATGGGCCGCGCCGACCTGGCATCGATGGGCATCGACCGCGCGCCGGAAGACGTGGTGGTGGAGCGCGCACTGGCCGCGCAGGCGGCCGGCATCGACGGCGTGATCGCCTCCGGCCAGGAAGCGGCACCGATCCGCCGCGCCACCGGCGCCGGCTTCTCCATCGTCTGCCCCGGCATCCGCCCGGGCGGCCCGGTCGGCGACGACCAGCAGCGCACCGTCGGCGTGGCCCAGGCCTTCGCCGACGGCGCCGATGCGATCGTGGTCGGCCGGCCGATCCGCCAGGCGGCCGATCCGCGCGCTGCCGCCGAGGCGATCCAGCGGGAGATTGCGCTGACATTGGCCGGCGGCGCTGTCAGTTGA
- a CDS encoding tryptophan halogenase family protein: MIAAPLRNLVIVGGGTAGWMAAAALARVLGPDYRITLIESEQIGIVGVGEATVPHIKAFNNLLGINEAEFVRHTQGSFKLGIEFADWQRPGTSYVHGFGTEIGHPLGLLPFQQYWFKQALAGKARPLGAYTLNTVAAKRDRFMTSATDVPPNSPLANIAYAYHFDAALYAGFLRRYAEQRGVNRREGIVEEVQLHPESGDVLSVRLASGEAIAGDLFIDCSGFRGLLIEQALHTGYHDFSHWLPCDRALAVPCAKVGPPTPYTRATARAAGWQWRIPLQHRTGNGYVYCSAHISDDEAAATLLANLDGPALADPRPLRFVTGRRKQVWNRNVIALGLASGFMEPLESTSIHLVQSGISKLLELFPREGISPVLVRRYNERIAFEFDRIRDFLLLHYHATERDDSAFWRHCRSMPITPELEETLALFRDSGRFYRNGDEMFAEISWVQVMVGQGILPRAYHPLVDQVPQADLERFMASVEQTIGHCADAMPPHQAFIDRYCAARPV; this comes from the coding sequence ATGATCGCCGCCCCTCTCCGCAACCTGGTCATCGTCGGCGGCGGCACTGCCGGCTGGATGGCCGCTGCCGCGCTGGCGCGTGTGCTGGGCCCCGACTACCGCATCACCTTGATCGAGTCCGAGCAGATCGGCATCGTCGGCGTCGGCGAGGCCACCGTGCCGCACATCAAGGCCTTCAACAACCTGCTCGGCATCAACGAGGCCGAGTTCGTGCGCCACACCCAGGGCAGCTTCAAGCTCGGCATCGAGTTCGCCGACTGGCAGCGCCCCGGCACGTCCTACGTGCACGGCTTCGGCACCGAGATCGGGCATCCGCTCGGGCTGCTGCCGTTCCAGCAGTACTGGTTCAAGCAGGCGCTGGCCGGCAAGGCCAGGCCGCTGGGCGCCTACACGCTCAACACCGTCGCCGCCAAGCGCGACCGGTTCATGACCTCGGCCACCGACGTGCCGCCGAACTCGCCGCTGGCCAACATCGCCTACGCCTACCATTTCGATGCGGCGTTGTACGCGGGCTTCCTGCGCCGCTACGCCGAACAGCGCGGGGTGAACCGGCGCGAGGGCATCGTCGAGGAGGTGCAGCTGCATCCGGAATCGGGCGACGTGCTTTCGGTGCGGCTTGCATCGGGCGAGGCGATCGCCGGCGACCTGTTCATCGATTGCTCCGGCTTCCGCGGCCTGCTGATCGAGCAGGCGCTGCACACCGGCTACCACGATTTCAGCCACTGGCTGCCGTGCGACCGTGCGCTGGCGGTGCCTTGCGCCAAGGTCGGCCCGCCCACGCCGTACACCCGCGCCACCGCGCGCGCGGCCGGCTGGCAGTGGCGTATCCCGCTGCAGCACCGCACCGGCAACGGCTACGTGTACTGCAGTGCGCACATCAGCGACGACGAGGCCGCGGCCACGCTGCTGGCCAACCTCGACGGCCCGGCCCTGGCCGACCCCCGCCCGCTGCGCTTCGTCACCGGCCGCCGCAAGCAGGTGTGGAACCGCAACGTGATCGCGCTGGGCCTGGCCAGCGGCTTCATGGAGCCGCTGGAATCGACCAGCATCCACCTGGTCCAGTCCGGCATCTCCAAGCTGCTGGAGTTGTTCCCGCGCGAGGGCATCAGCCCGGTGCTGGTGCGGCGCTACAACGAGCGCATCGCCTTCGAGTTCGACCGCATCCGCGACTTCCTGCTGTTGCACTACCACGCCACCGAGCGTGACGACAGCGCGTTCTGGCGGCACTGCCGCAGCATGCCGATCACCCCGGAACTGGAGGAGACGCTGGCGCTGTTCCGCGACAGCGGCCGCTTCTACCGCAACGGCGACGAGATGTTCGCCGAGATCAGCTGGGTGCAGGTGATGGTGGGGCAGGGCATCCTGCCGCGCGCCTACCACCCGCTGGTGGACCAGGTGCCGCAGGCCGACCTGGAGCGCTTCATGGCCAGCGTCGAGCAGACGATCGGCCATTGCGCCGACGCGATGCCGCCGCACCAGGCCTTCATCGACCGCTATTGCGCGGCCAGGCCTGTGTGA
- a CDS encoding TonB-dependent receptor domain-containing protein, giving the protein MKKSRSASNLPARSLLCCALATCLFATMPAMAQSSTATLRGQVAAAQAGTEVTVTNIATGSVRRAPIAANGNYTVVGLPPGTYKVEANGVTKTVTLQVASSSTVDLDAGTTAAGGNATTLDTVTVSAPLLKDVKTSEVGNVVSLHQIQQLPQATRNFLEFADTVPGMVFQIDGNGNTKLRGGASNASAGNLYIDGVGQKSYVKGGGIAGQSDTQGNPFPQLAIGEYKVITSNYKAEYGQISGAAITAATKSGTNEFHGEAFYRYTDQDLRDKRPDEANGKIDSQTKEYGFALGGPIIQDRMHFFVAYEGKENVVPKSVQADNTAQPYVGLLPSNLSSQFGAANMPFTEDLYFGKIDFEPTDRDRIELSGQYRDETQTGNVGGTSTPEHGTNKINKDKRANIRWQHSADNWFNELIVGTEDSENNPNPKSIGNGIVYKYLAPRAGSTDVDEYTFLETGSAGGLNVQRKSQKGWFLQNDLTFTSFQWHGEHTIKMGVSYKDIKLTSQDAAALNPQFSYAVNNNGVAATPYRVDYVAPYNTPGQKATVESPSKQYGIYIQDDWAATDKLMINVGVRWDYEDSPAYTDFVTSQAFVNALYSNDPANPGQPWANRLLPSGINVADYISTGRNRKNFKDGWAPRLGFSYDFFGDESSVLHGGAGRSYDRNLFEQLALETSKAALSPVAVYFQNPATGQCYRGDRVCTAWDPRYLNGVDQLNTIPGVSGSAELFMFNNHLKTPYSDQYSIGITNQVGDWQTDVTFQRVLSYDGFAMSLINRYPDGSYFQNGSAPWGQPVPGYQNTILGMNGLEQRSSQVLLSADKPYTKESGWGLTLSYTHTSARQNRNIDEPYAFDKATIHDYPFVKSDAVSAHRFVASGSIDGPWGLTFGAKVVLATPEPINTIACYGHTDADGATCQQVAAVPPGSGKFLVGGKIWGYRTVDFQATKDFTVYNDFKLTARVNLLNAFNFKNYASYSYNDFGSDGRFDPNITINKTGDIMYVPRTVTFEIGAKF; this is encoded by the coding sequence ATGAAGAAATCGCGTTCCGCCTCCAACCTGCCCGCACGCAGCCTGCTGTGCTGCGCGCTGGCCACCTGCCTGTTCGCCACGATGCCGGCGATGGCCCAGTCCAGCACCGCGACCCTGCGCGGCCAGGTCGCCGCCGCCCAGGCCGGCACCGAGGTCACCGTCACCAACATTGCCACCGGTTCGGTGCGCCGCGCGCCCATCGCCGCCAACGGCAACTACACCGTGGTCGGCCTGCCGCCGGGCACCTACAAGGTCGAGGCCAACGGCGTGACCAAGACGGTGACTCTGCAGGTCGCGTCCTCGTCCACCGTCGATCTCGACGCCGGTACCACCGCCGCTGGCGGCAACGCGACCACCCTGGACACCGTCACCGTCAGCGCGCCGCTGCTGAAGGACGTCAAGACCTCGGAAGTGGGCAACGTGGTGTCGCTGCACCAGATCCAGCAGCTGCCGCAGGCCACCCGCAACTTCCTGGAGTTCGCCGACACCGTGCCGGGCATGGTGTTCCAGATCGACGGCAACGGAAACACCAAGCTGCGCGGCGGTGCGTCCAATGCCAGCGCCGGCAACCTGTACATCGACGGCGTCGGCCAGAAGAGCTACGTCAAGGGCGGCGGCATCGCCGGCCAGAGCGACACCCAGGGCAACCCGTTCCCGCAGCTGGCGATCGGCGAGTACAAGGTCATCACCTCCAACTACAAGGCGGAGTACGGCCAGATCAGCGGCGCGGCGATCACCGCGGCCACCAAGTCCGGCACCAACGAGTTCCACGGCGAAGCCTTCTACCGTTACACCGACCAGGATCTGCGCGACAAGCGTCCCGACGAAGCGAACGGCAAGATCGATTCGCAGACCAAGGAATACGGCTTCGCCCTGGGCGGCCCGATCATCCAGGACCGCATGCACTTCTTCGTCGCCTACGAAGGCAAGGAGAACGTGGTGCCGAAGAGCGTGCAGGCGGACAACACGGCGCAGCCGTACGTGGGCCTGCTGCCGTCCAACCTGTCCAGCCAGTTCGGTGCGGCCAACATGCCGTTCACTGAGGACCTGTACTTCGGCAAGATCGATTTCGAACCGACCGATCGCGATCGCATCGAGCTGAGCGGCCAGTACCGCGACGAGACCCAGACCGGCAACGTCGGCGGCACCAGCACGCCGGAACACGGCACCAACAAGATCAACAAGGACAAGCGCGCCAACATCCGTTGGCAACACAGCGCCGACAACTGGTTCAACGAGCTGATCGTCGGTACCGAGGACTCGGAGAACAACCCGAATCCGAAGAGCATCGGCAACGGCATCGTCTACAAGTATCTGGCGCCCCGCGCCGGCTCCACCGATGTGGACGAATACACCTTCCTGGAAACCGGCTCCGCCGGCGGCCTGAACGTGCAGCGCAAGAGCCAGAAGGGCTGGTTCCTGCAGAACGACCTGACCTTCACCAGTTTCCAGTGGCATGGCGAGCACACCATCAAGATGGGCGTCAGCTACAAGGACATCAAGCTGACCTCGCAGGATGCCGCTGCGCTCAACCCGCAGTTCAGCTATGCGGTCAACAACAACGGCGTCGCCGCCACGCCGTATCGCGTGGACTACGTCGCGCCGTACAACACCCCCGGCCAGAAGGCCACGGTGGAGTCGCCGTCCAAGCAGTACGGCATCTACATCCAGGACGACTGGGCGGCGACCGACAAGCTGATGATCAACGTCGGCGTGCGTTGGGACTACGAGGACAGCCCGGCCTACACCGACTTCGTCACCTCGCAGGCCTTCGTCAACGCGCTGTACTCCAATGATCCGGCCAACCCGGGCCAGCCCTGGGCCAACCGCCTGCTGCCCAGCGGCATCAATGTCGCCGACTACATCAGCACCGGTCGCAACCGCAAGAACTTCAAGGATGGCTGGGCACCGCGCCTGGGCTTCTCCTACGACTTCTTCGGCGACGAGAGCTCGGTGCTGCACGGCGGTGCCGGCCGCTCCTACGATCGCAACCTGTTCGAACAGCTGGCGCTGGAAACCAGCAAGGCCGCGCTGTCGCCGGTCGCGGTGTACTTCCAGAACCCGGCTACCGGCCAGTGCTACCGTGGCGACCGCGTCTGCACCGCGTGGGATCCGCGCTACCTCAATGGCGTGGACCAGTTGAACACCATCCCCGGCGTCAGTGGCAGCGCCGAACTGTTCATGTTCAACAATCACCTGAAGACGCCGTACAGCGACCAGTACAGCATCGGCATCACCAACCAGGTCGGCGACTGGCAGACCGACGTGACCTTCCAGCGCGTGCTCAGCTACGACGGCTTCGCGATGTCGCTGATCAACCGCTACCCGGATGGTTCCTACTTCCAGAACGGCAGCGCCCCGTGGGGCCAGCCGGTGCCGGGCTACCAGAACACGATCCTGGGCATGAATGGCCTGGAGCAGCGCAGCAGCCAGGTGCTGCTGTCGGCCGACAAGCCGTACACCAAGGAATCGGGCTGGGGTCTGACCCTGTCGTACACCCACACCAGCGCGCGTCAGAACCGCAACATCGACGAGCCGTACGCGTTCGACAAGGCGACCATCCACGACTATCCGTTCGTGAAGTCCGATGCCGTGTCGGCGCACCGCTTCGTCGCCTCCGGCTCGATCGACGGCCCGTGGGGCCTGACCTTCGGTGCCAAGGTGGTGCTGGCGACGCCGGAGCCGATCAACACCATCGCCTGCTACGGCCACACCGATGCGGACGGCGCGACCTGCCAGCAGGTGGCGGCGGTGCCGCCGGGCAGCGGCAAGTTCCTGGTCGGCGGCAAGATCTGGGGCTACCGCACGGTCGATTTCCAGGCGACCAAGGACTTCACCGTGTACAACGACTTCAAGTTGACCGCGCGCGTGAACCTGCTCAACGCCTTCAACTTCAAGAACTACGCGTCGTACTCGTACAACGATTTCGGCTCCGATGGCCGTTTCGATCCGAACATCACCATCAACAAGACCGGCGACATCATGTACGTGCCGCGGACGGTGACCTTCGAGATCGGCGCCAAGTTCTGA
- a CDS encoding LacI family DNA-binding transcriptional regulator, which produces MPAPDARANITIKDVARLANVSVATVSRTMNGHQHVAESVRARVLEAARTLHYVPHHAARSLSSRRTHTIGVVLPDLHGEFFSELIRGIDTVARERGLHLLVSSYHGEPEQQRLAVRRMPGRVDGLLIMSPSLASDAEDPADMLPGALPAVLMNCAERIGEAQVLNVDNYGGARAMTRHLLDAGHRRIAFIAGPDDNFDARERLRGYRDELRARCPQVAPLVLPGAFDEASGYRAGEALLQGQRPDVVFAANDMMALGCLFAFTHAGLRVPEDIALAGFDDVPMARYVHPALTTMRVDIAGFGARAMQLLLGALEPHAAPAASAAAANAIAPQLIVRASSAQRGTAMD; this is translated from the coding sequence GTGCCGGCGCCGGATGCGCGCGCCAACATCACCATCAAGGACGTGGCGCGCCTGGCCAACGTCTCGGTGGCCACCGTGTCGCGCACCATGAACGGCCATCAGCACGTGGCCGAGTCGGTGCGCGCGCGCGTGCTGGAAGCCGCGCGCACCCTGCACTACGTGCCGCACCACGCCGCGCGCAGCCTGAGCAGCCGCCGCACCCACACCATCGGCGTGGTGCTGCCGGACCTGCACGGCGAGTTCTTCTCCGAACTGATCCGCGGCATCGACACGGTGGCGCGCGAGCGCGGCCTGCACCTGCTGGTGTCCAGCTACCACGGCGAGCCGGAGCAGCAGCGGCTGGCGGTGCGGCGCATGCCCGGGCGCGTCGACGGACTGCTGATCATGTCGCCGTCCCTGGCCAGCGATGCCGAGGACCCGGCCGACATGCTGCCCGGCGCGCTGCCGGCGGTGCTGATGAACTGCGCCGAGCGCATCGGCGAGGCGCAGGTGCTCAACGTCGACAACTACGGCGGCGCGCGCGCCATGACCCGCCACCTGCTGGACGCGGGCCATCGCCGCATCGCCTTCATCGCCGGGCCGGACGACAACTTCGATGCGCGCGAACGCCTGCGCGGCTACCGCGACGAATTGCGCGCGCGCTGCCCGCAGGTGGCACCGCTGGTGCTGCCCGGCGCCTTCGACGAGGCCTCCGGCTACCGCGCCGGCGAAGCCCTGCTGCAGGGCCAGCGCCCGGACGTGGTGTTCGCCGCCAACGACATGATGGCGCTGGGCTGCCTGTTCGCCTTCACCCATGCCGGGCTGCGCGTGCCCGAGGACATCGCCCTGGCCGGCTTCGACGACGTGCCGATGGCACGCTACGTGCATCCGGCCTTGACGACCATGCGCGTGGACATCGCCGGCTTCGGCGCCCGCGCCATGCAACTGCTGCTCGGTGCGCTGGAGCCGCATGCCGCTCCGGCGGCGTCGGCGGCAGCGGCCAATGCGATCGCTCCGCAACTCATCGTTCGTGCTTCCAGTGCCCAGCGAGGGACCGCCATGGACTGA